In one Pseudomonas sp. R84 genomic region, the following are encoded:
- a CDS encoding class I SAM-dependent methyltransferase yields the protein MEVPNNKTAIESNRQAWNDSARHHQDSPDWQALLGEVVQVDFSCLDETLSGLLEVDGKDVIQLGSNNGRESLSLFALGARSVVGVDQSTAFLDQARELNKRSPHNAEFIETDIHHLPVSLQNRFDVALITIGVLNWMPDIGEFFRHVASTLKPGGKLVIYETHPFLEMVDPDAEDPYRLASSYFRAEPFVQEEPIVYVGKVEQQSAKSYWFVHTLGAIFSGAIGAGLNIAHFREYAHSNREEVYDQYLNREAQMPMCFTLIATKS from the coding sequence ATGGAAGTGCCCAATAATAAAACCGCCATCGAGAGCAATCGACAGGCGTGGAACGATTCCGCTCGCCACCATCAGGATTCGCCTGACTGGCAGGCTTTGCTCGGCGAGGTCGTGCAGGTGGATTTCTCTTGTCTCGATGAGACGTTGAGCGGGTTGCTGGAGGTCGATGGCAAGGATGTGATTCAACTGGGCAGCAACAACGGCCGTGAGAGTCTCTCCCTGTTTGCGCTCGGTGCCAGAAGCGTGGTCGGTGTCGATCAGTCGACGGCGTTTCTCGATCAGGCGCGTGAGCTGAACAAGCGTTCACCGCACAACGCTGAATTCATCGAAACCGATATCCATCATTTGCCAGTGTCATTGCAGAACCGCTTCGACGTGGCGCTGATCACCATTGGTGTTTTGAACTGGATGCCGGACATCGGCGAGTTCTTCCGCCATGTCGCTTCAACGCTGAAGCCTGGCGGCAAACTGGTGATCTACGAAACCCATCCGTTTCTGGAAATGGTCGACCCGGATGCGGAAGATCCTTATCGCCTCGCCAGTTCGTACTTTCGCGCCGAGCCGTTTGTCCAGGAAGAACCGATTGTCTATGTCGGCAAGGTTGAGCAGCAGTCGGCAAAGTCGTATTGGTTTGTGCATACGCTGGGGGCGATTTTCAGTGGTGCCATCGGGGCGGGGCTGAATATTGCGCACTTCAGGGAGTACGCGCATTCGAATCGGGAAGAGGTGTATGACCAGTATCTGAATCGAGAGGCGCAGATGCCGATGTGTTTTACCCTGATCGCCACCAAGTCCTGA
- a CDS encoding N-acetyltransferase: protein MSVIENLLLRIRQKGLRRTLGALWKRYVFAHRELLWMERDLVTPIAPNKLRPCEGLRRVDITEDNAKAFGKYFGDRVETMAELAAEGHTGHMYLDQDDHTVGFVWASTRDYYDRHFYRCTFPVKPGEYFQFGAEITRHYFGSSLTVDAQTALWQVMSARGFKKVVDICDNANVQALKMHIRLGYQEQGHITHVYDLFGHWRFFRESNYSDSRLEALRKPERPAVTVAAQA, encoded by the coding sequence ATGAGCGTCATCGAAAATCTGCTTCTGCGCATCAGACAAAAAGGCCTGCGCCGCACCCTTGGCGCACTGTGGAAACGTTACGTCTTCGCTCACCGTGAACTGCTGTGGATGGAGCGCGATCTGGTCACGCCGATTGCCCCGAACAAACTGCGCCCCTGTGAAGGCTTGCGCAGAGTCGACATCACCGAGGACAACGCCAAGGCATTCGGCAAGTACTTTGGTGACCGCGTGGAGACCATGGCCGAACTGGCCGCTGAAGGGCATACGGGGCACATGTACCTGGACCAGGACGATCACACCGTCGGGTTCGTCTGGGCCAGCACTCGCGACTATTACGACCGCCACTTCTACCGCTGCACGTTCCCGGTCAAGCCCGGTGAATACTTCCAGTTCGGTGCCGAAATTACCCGGCACTATTTCGGCAGTAGCTTGACCGTCGACGCACAGACCGCACTTTGGCAAGTCATGTCTGCCCGGGGCTTTAAAAAAGTCGTGGATATCTGCGACAACGCCAATGTACAGGCCCTGAAGATGCATATTCGCCTGGGCTATCAGGAACAAGGGCATATCACGCATGTTTACGACCTGTTCGGGCACTGGCGTTTCTTCCGCGAATCGAACTACAGCGATTCAAGGCTGGAGGCACTGCGCAAGCCGGAAAGACCAGCAGTGACGGTGGCGGCGCAGGCTTGA
- a CDS encoding GNAT family N-acetyltransferase → MVMRFEWRTSLCAADFPATAYEALRLRVADHTPFNNLGWLCAAEQALGEDQRLHILLGWEAEQLLLCLPLVASRERFAGVPFRVLHHLGHPMADRLALLSLLGSEDMHKALVLIRKHLPHALLQLNELSEPAGEESALTEWMARSSTAERRLSCRVPVHLISDADHQEISGDPRYKLRRARKRIAACDAQVRRITPDALSMPTILEALQEVESVSWKGDEGVGIFATERSRQWMQSAFTALAAQGLVRVVTLELNGRCISYRLGLLEQGRLYDYNLAFLPQYADLGSGRVLLEEWIRWGLDEHWRWIDASRVSLENSSHQLHERMTGQLEHWRWSFYSWRPSGLLLGLGLRLWHHVKPALQKWRAQRAGNSTANTSEIQPATPSNTPGLAPRRAS, encoded by the coding sequence ATGGTGATGCGATTCGAATGGCGCACGTCCCTGTGCGCTGCCGACTTCCCGGCCACAGCCTACGAAGCACTGCGCCTGCGCGTGGCCGACCACACGCCGTTCAACAACCTTGGCTGGTTGTGCGCGGCAGAGCAGGCCTTGGGCGAGGATCAGCGCCTGCACATTCTGCTCGGCTGGGAAGCCGAGCAATTGCTGCTGTGCCTGCCACTGGTGGCCAGCCGCGAACGCTTCGCTGGTGTGCCGTTTCGCGTTTTGCATCACTTGGGTCATCCAATGGCCGATCGCCTGGCCCTGCTGTCGTTGCTCGGCAGCGAAGACATGCACAAAGCGCTAGTGCTGATCCGTAAGCATCTGCCCCACGCGCTGCTGCAACTCAATGAACTGTCGGAACCTGCCGGTGAAGAAAGTGCGCTCACCGAATGGATGGCGCGCAGTTCCACGGCTGAACGGCGCCTGAGTTGCCGGGTGCCGGTGCATCTGATCAGCGACGCCGATCATCAGGAGATATCCGGCGACCCGCGCTACAAGTTGCGTCGGGCGCGCAAACGGATTGCCGCATGCGATGCGCAAGTGCGGCGAATCACCCCCGATGCGCTGTCGATGCCTACGATTTTAGAAGCGCTGCAGGAAGTCGAGTCGGTCAGTTGGAAAGGTGACGAGGGCGTCGGGATTTTCGCCACCGAACGCAGTCGTCAGTGGATGCAAAGCGCCTTCACCGCCCTCGCCGCCCAAGGCCTGGTGCGGGTCGTGACGCTGGAGCTGAACGGCCGCTGCATCAGCTATCGCCTCGGCCTGCTCGAACAGGGCCGGCTCTACGATTACAACCTGGCGTTTTTGCCGCAGTACGCCGACCTCGGTAGCGGACGGGTGTTGCTGGAGGAATGGATTCGCTGGGGGCTGGATGAGCACTGGCGCTGGATCGACGCGTCGCGGGTCAGCCTGGAAAACTCCAGCCATCAACTGCACGAACGCATGACCGGGCAACTGGAACACTGGCGCTGGAGTTTCTACTCATGGCGCCCAAGCGGCTTGCTGCTGGGCCTGGGGTTACGCCTTTGGCACCACGTCAAACCGGCCCTGCAAAAATGGCGCGCACAGCGTGCCGGCAACTCAACAGCGAACACATCCGAAATTCAACCGGCAACACCATCCAACACACCTGGGCTAGCGCCTCGGAGGGCATCATGA
- a CDS encoding GNAT family protein, with protein MDVLQKLSGHIRRKGLRATLAKIRRMYIFAHQELLWMERDLVSPVPPHSLKPYPPLRMLKITESNASAFTRYFGNRVGVMAELASDGHTGHMHIDDNGDAVAFIWGTPRDYFDRHYYRCRFPVKPGEFFEFGGELTRAYWGTELSVDLQLRLWEAMALKGCRKVVDVCDSSNVPALKLHLRMGYTEQQRIMNIYTLFGRWRFYRETRYSGSRLAALGKTSRPPVKATAA; from the coding sequence ATGGATGTTTTGCAAAAACTCAGCGGACATATCCGTCGTAAAGGCCTGCGAGCGACCTTGGCGAAGATCCGCAGAATGTACATTTTTGCCCATCAGGAACTGCTGTGGATGGAGCGCGATCTGGTCAGCCCAGTGCCGCCACACAGCCTCAAGCCCTACCCGCCACTGCGCATGTTGAAGATCACCGAAAGCAACGCCAGCGCCTTTACCCGCTACTTCGGCAACCGCGTCGGCGTCATGGCCGAGCTGGCCAGTGACGGTCACACCGGGCACATGCATATCGACGACAACGGCGATGCCGTGGCGTTTATCTGGGGCACGCCACGCGACTATTTCGATCGGCATTACTACCGTTGCCGGTTCCCGGTTAAACCCGGCGAATTTTTCGAGTTCGGCGGCGAACTGACCCGTGCCTACTGGGGCACCGAATTGTCGGTAGATCTGCAACTGCGCCTGTGGGAAGCCATGGCCTTGAAAGGCTGCCGCAAAGTGGTCGATGTCTGTGACTCGAGCAATGTCCCGGCGCTCAAGCTGCACCTGCGCATGGGCTATACCGAACAACAGCGGATCATGAATATCTACACGCTGTTCGGCCGCTGGCGCTTTTATCGCGAAACCCGCTACAGCGGTTCGCGCCTGGCGGCGCTGGGTAAAACTTCCCGTCCACCTGTCAAAGCAACGGCGGCCTGA
- a CDS encoding oligosaccharide flippase family protein, with protein sequence MSRGSYLKHLALSMGTKLAMIALRLLRNVLLARILGPSERGLFALLSTLPDLISAATSGGLNSAVGYQAANQRPMGLLLAQVLVFGCLLAGLLTLLVVALAREFGSELDVTMQLGLLAWLLLLAVPLTVLKSGLLTLHNASGGVVAFNVLRLIESLAPLLLFVALFWMWKEAALEAALISWLAGISLVVLVGWMWLKRAQPLQLQWDRASQNELLRFSARSHPDLLFQQIILRSDYLFIGALLGSTALGHYAMASAAAELLLIVPEAVTTPLMKRLLQQDKGMDKVTPLALRLTATVMLGACITMAVIGEWLIVTLFGAAYQPAYPALLALLPGLLGLCYASILRLDLIGKDRPGTVSLLMGIGALFNLALNLLLIPAFGIVGAAAASSIAYLAVTVAMLVLYCRLSNVPFWQTLIILPSDITPMWLMLQRRKTA encoded by the coding sequence ATGAGTCGCGGCAGCTACCTCAAGCATCTGGCCCTGAGCATGGGCACCAAACTGGCAATGATTGCCTTGCGCCTGCTGCGCAATGTGTTGCTGGCGCGGATTCTCGGCCCGAGTGAACGCGGTTTGTTCGCCCTGCTCAGCACCCTGCCGGATCTGATCAGCGCGGCGACCAGCGGCGGCTTGAATTCGGCAGTCGGTTATCAAGCGGCCAATCAACGGCCGATGGGCCTGTTGCTCGCTCAGGTGTTGGTGTTCGGCTGCCTTCTGGCCGGGCTGCTGACCTTGCTGGTGGTCGCGCTGGCCCGTGAGTTCGGCAGCGAACTGGATGTGACGATGCAGCTTGGTCTGTTGGCGTGGCTGTTGCTGCTGGCGGTGCCGTTGACCGTCCTTAAGAGCGGCTTGCTGACCTTGCACAACGCGTCGGGTGGTGTGGTCGCCTTCAATGTTCTGCGGCTGATCGAATCCCTGGCGCCGCTGCTGTTGTTTGTTGCGCTGTTCTGGATGTGGAAAGAGGCAGCACTCGAAGCCGCGCTGATCAGTTGGCTGGCCGGCATCAGTCTGGTGGTGCTGGTCGGCTGGATGTGGCTAAAACGCGCGCAGCCGCTGCAACTGCAATGGGACCGTGCGAGCCAGAACGAGCTGCTGCGATTCAGTGCGCGCAGCCATCCGGACCTGCTGTTTCAACAGATCATTCTGCGCTCCGACTACTTGTTTATCGGCGCCCTGCTGGGCAGTACCGCGCTCGGCCACTACGCCATGGCCAGCGCCGCCGCCGAACTGTTGCTGATCGTTCCGGAGGCGGTCACCACACCGCTGATGAAGCGACTGCTGCAACAGGACAAAGGCATGGACAAGGTCACTCCGCTGGCGCTGCGCCTGACCGCCACGGTGATGCTCGGCGCCTGCATCACCATGGCAGTGATCGGCGAATGGTTGATCGTCACGCTGTTCGGTGCGGCGTATCAACCGGCGTATCCGGCGCTGCTCGCGTTGCTGCCCGGTCTGCTGGGCCTGTGCTATGCGAGCATTCTGCGCCTGGATCTGATTGGCAAGGATCGCCCGGGCACGGTGTCGTTGCTGATGGGCATCGGCGCTCTGTTCAACCTGGCGCTGAATCTGCTGTTGATCCCTGCCTTCGGCATTGTCGGTGCAGCGGCGGCTTCATCAATCGCCTATCTGGCGGTGACGGTGGCGATGCTGGTGCTTTATTGCCGCTTGAGCAACGTGCCGTTCTGGCAAACCTTGATCATCCTGCCCAGCGACATCACCCCGATGTGGTTGATGCTGCAACGTCGGAAAACAGCATGA
- a CDS encoding polysaccharide deacetylase family protein, protein MAIKQLLKRTSGWLYLNSSVGRNQLHGAGVILMLHRVLANDRAANLPHRNELCVGPKAFEHLLLWLRRHFDCVPLMEILQPNSLRSERPRVALTFDDGWRDNAVNAFPLLQKHQVPASIFLSTDFIGSRQRFWWESLGETLWGSHGEKARMHLIECLQFMHHPLPVMLDDIDVDRRSLALLHFLQGLKTLDPQELENLTDECPAESQPQALDWHQVRALEASGLVRFGPHGASHAILTGLDDQRLNEEISRSRDALYNGCNRPLPVYCYPNGDNDERVREQIANHDYPFALGTGTGIYRGAGDPLNLPRFGISQRIACNPALLSWRIYRGARP, encoded by the coding sequence ATGGCGATCAAACAACTGCTAAAACGCACCAGCGGCTGGCTTTATCTCAACTCGTCAGTGGGGCGCAACCAGTTGCACGGTGCCGGGGTCATTCTGATGCTGCACCGGGTGCTGGCCAACGACCGTGCCGCCAACCTCCCGCACCGCAATGAACTGTGCGTCGGGCCCAAGGCCTTCGAGCATTTACTGCTGTGGCTGCGTCGGCATTTCGATTGCGTGCCGCTGATGGAAATCCTCCAGCCCAATTCGCTGCGCAGCGAGCGCCCACGGGTGGCGCTGACCTTTGATGACGGCTGGCGCGACAACGCCGTCAACGCCTTCCCCCTGCTGCAGAAACATCAGGTGCCGGCGAGCATTTTCCTCTCCACCGATTTCATCGGCAGCCGTCAGCGTTTCTGGTGGGAAAGCCTTGGCGAAACCCTGTGGGGCAGCCACGGTGAAAAAGCGCGGATGCACTTGATCGAGTGCCTGCAGTTCATGCATCACCCATTGCCGGTAATGCTCGATGACATCGATGTCGACCGCCGCAGCCTGGCGCTGCTGCATTTCCTCCAAGGGTTGAAGACGCTTGACCCGCAGGAACTGGAAAATCTCACCGATGAGTGCCCAGCCGAATCACAGCCGCAAGCGCTGGACTGGCATCAAGTGCGCGCGCTGGAGGCTTCCGGTCTGGTGCGCTTTGGCCCGCACGGTGCCAGCCACGCCATCCTCACCGGCCTTGATGATCAGCGCCTGAACGAAGAAATCAGCCGCAGCCGCGATGCCTTGTACAACGGCTGCAACCGCCCACTGCCGGTGTATTGCTACCCCAACGGCGACAACGATGAACGCGTGCGCGAGCAGATCGCCAATCACGATTATCCGTTCGCCCTCGGCACCGGCACCGGCATTTATCGCGGCGCAGGCGACCCGTTGAACCTGCCGCGCTTCGGCATCAGTCAGCGCATCGCGTGCAATCCGGCGCTGTTGTCGTGGCGCATTTATCGCGGGGCACGGCCATGA
- a CDS encoding glycosyltransferase → MAEFIFCLCLVLPAYAYIGYPLLLTLLAPLFPAWRHAPAPPLNVSIVIAAHNEARHIEHKLRTLLAQDYQPATLQIILASDGSSDDTVACAHKVIDPRITVLDLPRQGKAATLNAGVAVSSGDILVFTDADNQWSRDTLGHLLAPLSDPQVGACAGHMVIPVTGGGLSIGDSLYRHYEGWLRRVENRTGCMVSADGALLALRRELFQNVPAEVNDDFFISTCAPVAHKRIVYVPQAQVIDQGVDEAGKQWRRRQRVTVGGLQSLAQRSALLNPFKYGLYSIALISHKLIRRLAPILLLPLLLSNFWLWNEHGFYRLSLVAQLLGYAVAIAGLLDSQHRLPKPFRLAAFLLVTLAGMSVGLWQFLRGQRYAQWNPDQNR, encoded by the coding sequence GTGGCTGAATTCATTTTTTGCCTGTGCCTTGTGCTGCCGGCGTACGCCTACATTGGCTATCCGCTGCTGCTGACCTTGCTGGCGCCGCTGTTCCCGGCCTGGCGGCACGCGCCGGCACCGCCGCTGAACGTCAGCATCGTCATCGCCGCGCACAACGAGGCGCGACACATCGAGCACAAGTTGCGCACCCTGCTGGCCCAGGATTATCAGCCCGCCACGCTGCAGATCATTCTCGCCAGCGACGGTTCGAGCGATGACACCGTGGCCTGCGCGCACAAAGTGATCGATCCGCGCATCACCGTCCTCGACCTGCCGCGCCAGGGCAAGGCCGCCACACTGAATGCCGGCGTCGCCGTGAGCAGCGGCGACATTCTGGTGTTCACCGACGCCGACAACCAATGGTCGCGCGACACCCTCGGCCATTTGCTCGCGCCGTTGAGCGATCCGCAGGTCGGTGCCTGCGCCGGGCACATGGTGATCCCGGTCACCGGTGGCGGCCTGAGTATTGGCGACAGCCTCTATCGGCATTACGAAGGCTGGTTGCGCCGGGTCGAGAATCGCACCGGCTGCATGGTCTCCGCCGACGGCGCCCTGCTCGCCTTGCGCCGCGAGCTGTTCCAGAACGTACCGGCCGAGGTCAACGACGACTTCTTCATCAGTACCTGCGCGCCGGTCGCGCACAAACGCATTGTTTACGTCCCCCAGGCGCAAGTGATCGACCAGGGCGTCGACGAAGCGGGCAAGCAATGGCGCCGCCGCCAGCGGGTCACGGTCGGTGGCCTGCAAAGCCTGGCGCAACGCAGCGCCCTGCTGAACCCGTTCAAGTACGGCCTGTATTCCATCGCCTTGATCAGCCACAAACTGATCCGCCGCCTCGCGCCGATTCTCTTGCTGCCGCTGCTGCTGAGCAATTTCTGGCTGTGGAACGAGCACGGTTTCTATCGCCTGAGCCTGGTGGCGCAATTGCTCGGCTACGCGGTGGCCATCGCCGGCCTGCTGGATTCGCAACACCGTTTACCCAAACCGTTCCGCCTCGCAGCATTCCTGCTGGTGACGCTGGCCGGCATGAGCGTCGGTCTGTGGCAGTTCCTGCGCGGGCAACGCTACGCACAGTGGAATCCTGACCAGAATCGTTGA
- a CDS encoding glycosyltransferase — MSRISIVIPMYNEARHIGRTLLAARKAANAADIDCELIVVDNGSTDDGPQIARAFGAQVLVLPGLLIGALRNRGATVASGEWLAFIDADIEMPEDWLNELFALEAQNQGDIFGLDLHTPAAAPWYATAWQRRMLRPSAHANRTVDWLPSANLLMRKRWFDLVGGFNETLRTGEDKEYTLRLSTQGARLLSTSNSIALHWGYEMNWREWMGKELWRQGSHLQLLRTHGMSLRLLRFPLLSLLVWMTDFLLIVALLAGLAQLAVILLVLTLLPSLMLSVRQSIKHHNARLTLQLWGLHWLRLHLPSAALVLSLCHWNARRPARG, encoded by the coding sequence ATGAGCCGGATCAGCATCGTCATTCCGATGTACAACGAGGCACGGCACATCGGCCGCACCCTCCTGGCCGCTCGCAAAGCCGCGAACGCCGCCGACATCGACTGTGAACTGATCGTCGTCGACAACGGTTCCACTGATGACGGGCCACAGATCGCTCGCGCCTTCGGCGCACAGGTGCTGGTGCTGCCCGGCCTGCTGATCGGCGCTTTGCGCAATCGTGGCGCAACGGTTGCCAGCGGTGAATGGCTGGCGTTCATTGATGCCGATATCGAAATGCCCGAAGACTGGCTGAACGAATTGTTCGCTCTCGAAGCGCAGAATCAGGGCGACATTTTTGGCCTGGATCTGCACACCCCCGCCGCCGCGCCGTGGTACGCGACCGCCTGGCAACGGCGCATGTTGCGTCCATCAGCGCACGCCAATCGCACCGTGGACTGGCTGCCCAGCGCCAACCTGTTGATGCGCAAACGCTGGTTTGACCTCGTCGGCGGATTCAACGAAACCCTGCGCACCGGCGAAGACAAGGAATACACCTTGCGTCTGAGCACACAGGGCGCTCGGCTGCTGTCGACCAGTAACAGCATCGCCCTGCATTGGGGCTACGAAATGAACTGGCGCGAGTGGATGGGCAAGGAGCTGTGGCGCCAGGGCAGCCACCTGCAGTTGCTGCGCACCCATGGCATGAGCCTGCGCCTGCTGCGTTTTCCGCTGCTGTCGTTGCTGGTCTGGATGACGGATTTTCTACTGATCGTTGCCTTGCTCGCCGGCCTCGCGCAGCTCGCGGTGATCCTGCTGGTGCTGACCCTGCTGCCGAGTCTGATGCTCAGCGTGCGGCAGAGTATCAAGCACCACAACGCTCGCCTCACCTTGCAACTGTGGGGTCTGCACTGGTTACGCCTGCACCTGCCCAGCGCGGCACTTGTTCTCAGTCTGTGTCATTGGAACGCCAGGAGGCCCGCCCGTGGCTGA
- a CDS encoding O-antigen ligase family protein: protein MIFPLSIVSLLALVCMALLVSPYPYLAPGAVLGLLGFTVLYRKPSWGLLGIAALVPFEGFFKDSALSGSKLIGASLALILALQLALHQIPSQRLRSNLWRYLIGFMALYLLSLLATDNMGMSQSHLRELSVGLILFVITLLVGRELNLDLFARLVTLSVSATCAMAMFSSRFQDKGRAAGLLEDPNAFALLIAFAVPLGLLLVIRGPNLLHRLFWAGCCLLLLGGMTKTESRSGLVVLALSLAIGVWHYRQHLNRIRPRHFGFAMLGAAIVLPLAIYAMPAGYLARIQSLSILSAGAKAQDESLGRRASYIVVGSQIIREHPLLGSGPGTFPLHYATTGYAKAFSANRKIGDLYRRAHNTYLEIFSELGIPAGLLFVGMLVQGFYNLIRARREWLQRREWQHADLMTHLGMSFLSLTLFLMFLSAPNLKYLWIMLALTWVLRLKAEQAPLTEARA, encoded by the coding sequence ATGATTTTCCCGCTCTCGATCGTCAGCCTGCTGGCACTGGTCTGCATGGCTTTGCTGGTCAGTCCTTATCCGTATCTGGCGCCGGGGGCGGTGTTGGGGCTGCTGGGTTTCACGGTGCTGTACCGCAAACCGTCGTGGGGCCTGCTGGGCATTGCCGCGCTGGTGCCGTTTGAAGGGTTCTTCAAGGACAGCGCGTTATCCGGGAGCAAATTGATCGGTGCTTCGCTGGCGCTGATCCTGGCGTTGCAACTGGCATTGCATCAGATTCCATCGCAGCGCCTGCGCAGCAATCTGTGGCGCTACCTGATCGGCTTCATGGCGCTGTACCTGCTGAGCCTGCTCGCCACCGACAACATGGGCATGTCACAGAGTCATCTGCGTGAACTGAGCGTGGGCCTGATTCTGTTCGTGATCACCTTGTTGGTCGGCCGCGAGCTGAACCTCGATCTGTTCGCCCGGCTGGTCACGCTCAGCGTCAGCGCCACCTGCGCGATGGCGATGTTTTCCAGCCGATTCCAGGACAAGGGCCGCGCCGCCGGCCTGCTCGAAGACCCGAATGCCTTTGCTCTGCTGATCGCCTTCGCCGTGCCGCTGGGCCTGCTGTTGGTGATTCGCGGCCCGAATCTGCTGCACCGTCTGTTCTGGGCGGGCTGCTGTCTTTTGCTGCTCGGCGGCATGACCAAAACGGAGTCGCGCTCGGGCTTGGTGGTACTGGCCTTGAGTCTGGCGATCGGGGTCTGGCATTACCGCCAGCACCTCAACCGCATCCGCCCCCGGCATTTCGGATTCGCCATGCTCGGCGCGGCCATCGTGCTGCCATTGGCGATTTATGCGATGCCTGCCGGTTACCTGGCGCGCATCCAGTCGCTGAGTATCTTGAGCGCCGGGGCCAAGGCTCAGGATGAATCCCTCGGCCGTCGCGCCTCGTACATTGTCGTCGGCAGCCAGATCATCCGCGAACATCCGCTGCTCGGCTCCGGCCCCGGGACCTTCCCGTTGCACTATGCGACCACCGGTTATGCCAAGGCATTCTCGGCCAACCGCAAGATCGGCGACCTGTATCGCCGCGCGCATAACACTTATCTGGAGATTTTCAGCGAATTGGGGATTCCCGCCGGCCTGCTGTTTGTCGGCATGCTCGTGCAGGGTTTCTACAACCTGATCCGCGCACGACGCGAATGGCTGCAACGGCGCGAGTGGCAGCACGCCGACCTGATGACCCATCTGGGAATGAGTTTTCTGTCGTTGACGTTGTTCCTGATGTTTCTCAGCGCGCCGAACCTCAAATACCTGTGGATCATGCTTGCACTGACCTGGGTGCTGCGCCTGAAAGCCGAGCAAGCACCGCTGACGGAGGCCAGGGCATGA
- a CDS encoding glycosyltransferase family 4 protein, with translation MNAASTPCVALPIIHLLSSGGFYGAERMLLDHCLATPGQHQVLFLDAPPELIERFREAGVDARACAGLGGLLWHLHQRRSDKPLLNTHNFKGLLFGWFGATVLRLPLVITQHGFTPRSRKQKFYTWLSLQLCRTASVKRVVCVAQSIAVLHRQAGVRAEKLQVIPNGLPAAPALPPALERQRWLVGYVGRLSSEKGPDLFLDALIALCHQHPQLDAVMLGDGPEREALQARIDAAGLPQRIRLPGYQTAMQGWWQQLDALVISSRTEGTPMILLEAMQAGVPVVAFAIGGIPDVLQDRHNGLLAAPTDTAALARQLDTLLAEPKLAAQLRDNARRTQQERYDLKALAERWSQLYIHTAPEARA, from the coding sequence TTGAACGCGGCGTCTACCCCGTGCGTCGCCCTGCCGATCATTCATTTGCTCAGCAGCGGCGGCTTCTACGGAGCCGAGCGGATGTTGCTGGATCATTGCCTGGCGACGCCGGGGCAGCACCAGGTGCTGTTCCTCGATGCGCCACCAGAGCTGATCGAGCGCTTTCGCGAGGCCGGGGTGGACGCTCGCGCCTGTGCCGGGCTCGGCGGACTGCTGTGGCACTTGCATCAGCGCCGTAGTGACAAGCCGTTGCTCAACACGCACAACTTCAAAGGGCTACTGTTCGGCTGGTTCGGCGCCACTGTGTTGCGCCTGCCGCTGGTGATCACTCAGCACGGTTTCACCCCGCGCAGTCGCAAGCAGAAGTTCTACACCTGGCTAAGCCTGCAACTGTGCCGCACGGCCTCGGTGAAGCGGGTGGTCTGCGTCGCGCAAAGCATCGCTGTGCTGCACCGTCAGGCCGGCGTCCGTGCCGAGAAGTTGCAGGTGATTCCCAACGGTTTGCCAGCGGCGCCTGCGCTGCCGCCGGCACTGGAACGACAACGCTGGCTGGTCGGTTACGTCGGTCGGTTGAGCAGCGAGAAAGGCCCGGATCTGTTTCTCGATGCGCTGATTGCGTTGTGTCACCAGCATCCGCAACTGGACGCCGTGATGCTCGGTGACGGTCCGGAACGTGAGGCCTTGCAGGCGCGTATCGACGCTGCCGGTTTACCACAGCGGATTCGCTTGCCGGGCTATCAGACGGCGATGCAAGGCTGGTGGCAGCAACTCGATGCGCTGGTGATCAGCTCGCGCACCGAGGGTACGCCGATGATTCTGCTCGAAGCGATGCAGGCCGGTGTGCCGGTGGTGGCGTTCGCGATCGGTGGCATTCCCGATGTCTTGCAGGACCGCCACAACGGCCTGCTCGCCGCACCGACCGATACCGCCGCCCTCGCCCGTCAGCTCGACACGTTGCTGGCCGAACCGAAGCTGGCCGCACAACTACGCGACAACGCCAGACGCACACAACAGGAACGCTACGACCTCAAGGCTTTGGCTGAACGCTGGTCGCAGCTGTACATCCACACGGCACCGGAGGCACGCGCATGA